The following proteins come from a genomic window of Pseudomonas sp. J452:
- a CDS encoding DNA polymerase Y family protein has translation MLWACILLPQLAMDGVLRHRADSQAPLALLNGPPQRRILQAVNPAARALGLRPGQSFAAAQALSNDFATADYDQAAVDRWQRFLAAWAYGFSAQVSLRYPRCLLLEVHSSLGLFGPWPVFEARLREELTALGFQHRIAAAPNPAAARVLANARDGLAVFDDEGLRQALLPLPVGRLGLPEAAATAFSRMGLRQLQQLLDLPRDSLAKRFSAEVLLHIDTVFGRRPLALEFYSPPDVFDTRLELNFEVESHQALLFPLRRVTADLAAYLAGRDSGVQRFTLHLEHRNQADSLVVVGLLSAERDAAMLFEFSRGRLEHQQLPAPVLAVRLVARDLPPFVPQHHQLFDERPQQSQPWEQLRERLRARLGDAAVYGLSHRADHRPERSWVRDEIRTPLPACAPRPGWLLVEPEPLSESGLRILSGPERIESGWWDGGDVRRDYYVVETRFGQQGWAFRTVGGGKLMLHGWFS, from the coding sequence ATGCTCTGGGCCTGCATTCTGCTGCCGCAACTGGCTATGGACGGTGTGCTTCGCCACCGTGCCGACAGCCAGGCTCCGCTCGCGCTGCTTAACGGCCCGCCGCAGCGCCGCATTCTGCAAGCCGTCAATCCAGCAGCCAGAGCACTTGGCTTGAGGCCTGGGCAGTCGTTCGCGGCGGCTCAAGCGCTGTCGAACGACTTCGCTACTGCTGATTACGATCAGGCGGCAGTTGATCGCTGGCAGCGGTTTCTGGCTGCCTGGGCCTATGGCTTCAGCGCCCAGGTCAGTCTGCGCTATCCGCGCTGTCTGTTACTGGAAGTCCACTCCAGCCTTGGTCTGTTTGGCCCCTGGCCAGTTTTCGAAGCACGTTTGCGCGAAGAGCTCACGGCCCTGGGTTTTCAGCATCGCATCGCTGCAGCGCCCAACCCTGCCGCAGCCCGAGTGCTAGCGAATGCCCGTGACGGCTTGGCAGTGTTTGATGACGAGGGTCTTCGCCAAGCACTTCTTCCTCTGCCGGTGGGGCGCCTTGGCCTGCCTGAAGCTGCTGCGACGGCCTTCAGTCGGATGGGACTACGCCAGTTGCAGCAACTGCTGGATCTGCCTCGTGACAGCTTGGCTAAACGTTTCTCTGCTGAGGTGTTGCTGCATATCGACACTGTGTTCGGTCGCCGCCCGCTTGCCTTGGAGTTTTACTCCCCACCTGATGTTTTCGACACACGCCTTGAGTTGAACTTCGAGGTCGAGTCGCACCAAGCGTTACTGTTTCCTCTGCGCCGAGTGACGGCAGATTTAGCTGCTTACCTCGCGGGGCGTGACAGTGGTGTACAGCGTTTTACTCTGCACTTGGAGCACCGCAACCAAGCCGACAGTTTGGTAGTGGTGGGGCTGCTCAGTGCGGAGCGTGATGCTGCAATGTTGTTTGAGTTCAGCCGTGGTCGACTGGAGCACCAACAGCTGCCAGCACCTGTACTGGCGGTACGGTTGGTCGCGCGCGATCTGCCACCTTTCGTTCCACAGCACCACCAGCTTTTCGACGAGAGACCGCAGCAGTCGCAACCTTGGGAGCAGCTACGAGAGCGTCTTCGTGCCCGCCTGGGCGACGCCGCCGTGTATGGACTTAGCCATCGAGCAGATCACCGCCCTGAGCGGAGCTGGGTTCGGGATGAAATCAGGACTCCTCTGCCAGCTTGCGCACCACGCCCAGGCTGGCTGCTGGTTGAGCCTGAGCCGTTGTCTGAGTCAGGGCTGCGCATTCTTTCCGGCCCAGAGCGCATTGAGTCCGGCTGGTGGGATGGTGGTGACGTGCGCCGCGACTACTACGTGGTGGAGACTCGCTTCGGTCAACAAGGCTGGGCCTTTCGCACCGTAGGCGGTGGAAAGCTGATGTTGCATGGCTGGTTCTCATGA
- the imuA gene encoding translesion DNA synthesis-associated protein ImuA, whose amino-acid sequence MSSVVSLDRLLDARRVWRGHAGPSPSTSCPPTGHHALDAALPGGGWPAAALSEILVGSRGVGELQLLWPTLARLTSAGERVVLVSPPHLPYPEAWIGAGIDMRHLSIVQAEGRDALWATEQCLRSGSCGAVLFWPQKADDRALRRLQVAAETGQTLAFAYRPQQEAANASPAALRLAIDAKPAQLRILKCRGGLPPARPISATWH is encoded by the coding sequence ATGTCATCAGTGGTTTCCCTCGACCGCCTGCTTGATGCCCGCCGCGTTTGGCGCGGTCATGCAGGCCCTTCACCGTCAACGAGCTGCCCACCTACCGGTCACCACGCCTTGGATGCAGCGCTTCCCGGTGGTGGCTGGCCAGCTGCTGCACTGAGCGAGATCCTAGTCGGCAGCAGAGGTGTCGGTGAGTTGCAATTGCTGTGGCCTACCTTGGCGCGTCTCACCTCGGCGGGGGAGCGTGTGGTGCTGGTTAGTCCTCCTCACTTGCCATACCCCGAGGCATGGATCGGCGCCGGTATCGATATGCGTCATCTAAGCATCGTCCAGGCAGAGGGCCGTGATGCTTTATGGGCAACCGAGCAATGCCTGCGCTCAGGCAGTTGCGGGGCGGTGCTCTTTTGGCCTCAGAAGGCCGATGACCGGGCACTGCGTCGCCTGCAGGTGGCCGCAGAAACGGGGCAGACACTGGCCTTCGCCTACCGCCCGCAACAGGAAGCCGCGAACGCCTCACCTGCTGCACTGCGCTTGGCCATCGATGCTAAGCCTGCCCAGCTGCGGATACTCAAGTGCCGTGGCGGTCTGCCTCCGGCACGGCCAATCTCAGCCACCTGGCATTGA
- a CDS encoding SOS response-associated peptidase family protein, with the protein MCGRLAQIRAEQKYLASLAIQGQLLLPPSPDPINRYNVAPHSRVGLLRKVAQGYLWAPERWRWLPAWAEKPVRNDFNATREKVGSSPYYREVWPHRALLCVDGWYEWCSVAGQKTKQPYYIRRHDSEPLFLPAIGQFSEPGNEPKPDDGFRIITADSEGGMLDVHDRRPVVFDPENARAWMTDISSEEASRMLHEQALPVDAFHWYAVGREVGNYRNEGAGLIEPLTLPST; encoded by the coding sequence ATGTGCGGACGACTTGCGCAGATCCGGGCAGAACAGAAGTACCTCGCCTCTCTGGCCATTCAGGGCCAGCTCCTGCTGCCGCCTTCGCCGGATCCGATCAACCGGTACAACGTAGCGCCTCACTCGCGAGTGGGCTTGCTTCGCAAGGTGGCTCAGGGGTATCTGTGGGCACCGGAACGATGGCGATGGCTGCCGGCCTGGGCAGAAAAGCCGGTGCGCAATGACTTCAACGCAACGCGCGAGAAAGTCGGCAGCAGTCCCTACTACCGAGAGGTTTGGCCACATCGAGCCCTTCTTTGCGTGGATGGTTGGTATGAGTGGTGCTCGGTGGCAGGCCAGAAGACGAAGCAGCCCTACTACATCCGTCGCCACGACAGCGAGCCGCTCTTCCTCCCTGCAATAGGCCAGTTCTCGGAGCCCGGTAACGAGCCCAAACCAGATGATGGGTTCCGAATCATCACCGCTGATTCAGAGGGCGGGATGCTCGATGTGCACGACCGTCGTCCGGTGGTGTTTGATCCGGAAAACGCGAGAGCGTGGATGACGGACATCAGTTCCGAGGAGGCTAGCCGCATGCTTCATGAACAGGCCCTGCCGGTGGACGCATTTCACTGGTATGCGGTGGGACGTGAGGTCGGCAACTATCGGAACGAAGGTGCGGGTTTGATTGAGCCGCTAACGCTGCCCTCCACCTGA
- a CDS encoding HEPN domain-containing protein — MKKTKGSSSNRYLGTYQISSDQNLVGELALDGEGTILKIHANEPLHVGNVEHVKGIAYTGDYITLIDCLSSGHGARYSTDGSCQYHADILPHYVSIGSSHLDPEASCIKAIHFTATDLQDLFYDFDAFSTVINALPIIDSVLEERRKMRPVQAGEHPIVSYYTGKGCVIEAPSSIGKISVHHRPSYGMGGPAGVYIKNRMVVSIEPSEPATFSESLQRMYDIGCFLSVVAGRAQGIKHIQLETSQSVDGIPVVLSVFPCFPWKTGRKSEYYKPHPGDVPLDPIHAPEEFRAVLANWVERHESWHTARTRYLGCLRKGNNYDFDRLVAAANMFDILPADAAPAKNQLSPELAEAKRACRELLRKIPQGVDRDSVLGALGRMGQPSLPKKVFYRATIVESQLGDKVPDLAFAAGIAVKLRNYFVHGSLDGLEYEKIEPFLAFLTDTLEFVFAASDLIDAGWSALRWSRRSLGSGHSFSRFLTGYKHLLGELRIATIPDAQAAT; from the coding sequence ATGAAAAAGACGAAAGGAAGCTCTTCTAATCGCTACCTCGGGACTTACCAGATATCCAGTGATCAAAACCTGGTCGGTGAGTTAGCACTCGATGGAGAAGGCACAATCTTGAAGATTCATGCCAATGAGCCCCTTCATGTGGGAAACGTTGAGCATGTAAAAGGGATTGCTTACACAGGGGACTACATCACTCTTATCGATTGTCTTAGCTCGGGGCATGGGGCGCGTTATTCAACGGATGGCTCATGCCAGTATCACGCTGACATCCTTCCACACTATGTATCAATTGGCTCCTCACATCTTGATCCAGAGGCGTCATGCATCAAAGCAATTCACTTTACAGCTACGGATTTGCAGGATCTGTTCTATGACTTTGATGCATTCAGCACTGTTATAAATGCCCTCCCAATTATCGATTCTGTTCTCGAAGAGCGCCGTAAGATGCGTCCTGTCCAAGCCGGCGAGCATCCAATAGTTTCTTACTACACGGGCAAGGGTTGTGTGATTGAGGCTCCATCGTCCATAGGCAAGATTTCAGTCCATCACCGGCCAAGCTATGGCATGGGAGGGCCTGCCGGTGTCTACATCAAGAACAGGATGGTTGTGTCGATAGAGCCCAGCGAGCCAGCCACATTCTCTGAAAGTCTCCAGAGAATGTATGACATTGGTTGCTTTCTTTCCGTAGTGGCAGGGCGCGCTCAAGGTATAAAACACATTCAACTAGAAACTTCGCAGTCCGTTGACGGCATTCCAGTAGTGCTTTCAGTATTTCCTTGCTTCCCATGGAAAACTGGTCGGAAAAGCGAGTACTACAAGCCTCATCCCGGAGACGTGCCACTAGATCCGATTCATGCCCCAGAAGAGTTCCGTGCCGTCTTGGCCAACTGGGTTGAACGCCACGAATCGTGGCATACAGCACGAACGCGATATCTAGGCTGCCTTCGAAAAGGAAATAACTACGATTTTGACCGGCTTGTGGCCGCTGCGAATATGTTCGACATTCTTCCCGCAGATGCAGCGCCAGCTAAAAACCAACTATCTCCAGAACTTGCTGAGGCAAAGCGAGCTTGTAGGGAACTGCTCAGAAAAATTCCACAAGGTGTTGATCGAGATAGCGTGCTTGGAGCGTTAGGCCGAATGGGGCAGCCATCGCTGCCCAAAAAAGTGTTTTACCGTGCAACCATCGTGGAGAGTCAGTTGGGGGATAAAGTCCCCGATCTTGCGTTCGCTGCTGGTATTGCCGTCAAACTTCGAAATTACTTTGTGCATGGTAGTTTGGATGGGCTTGAATACGAAAAAATTGAACCTTTCCTGGCCTTTTTAACAGATACGCTTGAATTTGTTTTTGCTGCATCCGATCTAATAGATGCCGGATGGAGTGCTCTGCGTTGGTCACGTAGGTCTCTCGGTTCTGGACATAGTTTCAGTCGTTTTCTAACCGGATATAAACACCTGCTTGGTGAGCTTCGAATCGCCACAATCCCAGATGCGCAAGCGGCCACCTGA
- a CDS encoding error-prone DNA polymerase, with product MKDLEQSPSQYAELHCLSNFSFQRGASSAEELFLKARRLGYRALAITDECSLAGIVRAWQASKSAGVALITGTEVRLVEGVQLVLLASSLAGYQRICALITQGRRRSAKGTYELHQSDLAGTTEGIFALWVPGSGMDEEHGRWIASRFPGRCWIAVELHRGPDDAAKLARLYELGKRLEIPLVAAGDVHMHARGRRALQDTITAIRHHCTVAEAGQYLFPNGERHLRSISSLANLYPTQLLEETVRIAERCTFNLSELRYEYPHEVVPAGKTAAAWLRELTYEGTRWRWPEGLSEKARAQIEAELGLIEELKYESYFLTVHDIVRFARSKEILCQGRGSAANSAVCFALGITELDPTRMSMLFERFISKERNEPPDIDVDFEHERREEVIQYIFERYGRERAALTAVASTYHFAGAIRDVGKSLGLPPDQLTALSNCCGRWSDCLPTPERLMEAGFNPESPELRRVFVLTGELVGFPRHLSQHPGGFVISEHPLSTLVPVENAAMKDRTIIQWDKDDIDALGLMKVDVLALGMLSAIRRCLDLLRSYERRYLTLATIPAEDPETYAMISRADTIGVFQIESRAQMSMLPRLKPKTFYDLVIEVAIVRPGPIVGQMVHPYLRRRNGEEEVTYPSDELREVFARTLGVPLFQEQVMRLAIVAAGYTPGEADQLRRSMAAWKRHGGLEPHQKRLREGMLERGYSLEFAERIFEQIKGFGSYGFPESHAASFALLTYASCWLKCHEPSAYACALINSWPMGFYSPDQVLQDARRHGIEVRPVDVSVSDWDCTLEDAGRQLPAIRLGLRMIRGLSEEVGRRIEVKREEKPFEDVSDLCLRASLDAKARELLADSNALKKLASNRHQARWEIAAVQQPLPLFSCSVDESPIAIPAPTVVEDMHADYARTGTTLGPHPMSLLRETLHAMRAKSSRDLGHVEDGKHVTVIGIVTGRQRPSTASGVTFVTLEDEYGMVNVVVWRDLAERYRPALIGAKLLQVKGSLEDQAGVRHLIAGHLEDRSDLLDGLDVRSRNFH from the coding sequence ATGAAAGACCTCGAGCAGTCACCGTCTCAGTATGCGGAGCTCCACTGCCTCAGCAATTTCAGCTTCCAGCGAGGCGCATCAAGTGCGGAGGAGCTTTTCCTCAAGGCTCGCCGTCTCGGATACCGGGCGTTGGCTATTACAGATGAGTGTTCGCTCGCTGGAATCGTTCGAGCCTGGCAGGCCTCAAAATCTGCCGGCGTTGCTCTGATCACTGGTACTGAGGTCAGGCTAGTCGAGGGAGTTCAGCTGGTTCTCCTGGCTTCCAGCCTTGCCGGCTACCAGCGAATCTGTGCGCTGATTACTCAGGGCCGCAGACGCTCTGCAAAGGGCACCTATGAGCTTCATCAGTCGGATCTTGCAGGCACCACTGAGGGCATATTCGCGCTCTGGGTGCCTGGCTCAGGCATGGATGAGGAGCACGGTCGCTGGATTGCGTCGAGGTTCCCAGGCCGCTGCTGGATTGCCGTCGAACTGCATCGTGGCCCCGATGACGCAGCCAAGCTCGCTAGGCTTTATGAGCTGGGCAAGCGCTTGGAGATTCCGCTCGTAGCTGCAGGTGACGTGCACATGCATGCCAGGGGTAGGAGGGCTCTACAGGACACCATCACCGCGATCCGCCATCACTGCACCGTCGCCGAGGCAGGGCAGTACCTGTTTCCCAATGGCGAGCGCCATCTCAGGTCGATCTCCTCTCTGGCCAACCTCTACCCGACGCAGCTCCTAGAGGAGACCGTCAGGATCGCGGAGCGCTGCACCTTCAACTTGAGCGAGCTGCGCTACGAGTACCCGCACGAGGTCGTGCCGGCGGGGAAAACAGCGGCGGCCTGGCTGAGAGAACTCACTTACGAAGGCACCAGATGGCGCTGGCCGGAGGGCTTGTCGGAGAAAGCTCGGGCTCAGATCGAGGCGGAGCTGGGCTTGATCGAGGAGCTTAAGTACGAGAGCTATTTTCTCACTGTCCACGATATCGTCCGTTTCGCCCGCAGCAAAGAGATCCTCTGTCAGGGGCGCGGCTCAGCCGCGAATTCTGCGGTCTGCTTCGCGCTAGGCATTACCGAGCTCGACCCCACTAGGATGAGCATGCTGTTCGAGCGCTTCATTTCGAAGGAGCGCAACGAGCCGCCCGACATCGACGTGGACTTCGAACATGAGCGTCGCGAGGAGGTGATCCAGTACATCTTCGAGCGGTACGGTCGTGAGCGTGCAGCCCTGACTGCCGTTGCAAGCACCTACCACTTTGCCGGTGCCATCCGAGATGTCGGCAAGTCGCTTGGCCTGCCGCCAGACCAGCTGACTGCACTCTCGAATTGCTGCGGCAGATGGAGTGATTGTCTGCCCACCCCTGAGCGACTAATGGAGGCTGGCTTCAATCCGGAAAGTCCTGAGCTGAGGCGAGTGTTCGTGCTCACTGGCGAGCTGGTTGGTTTTCCTCGTCATCTGTCCCAACACCCCGGTGGGTTCGTGATCTCCGAGCACCCGCTGTCGACTCTGGTGCCGGTCGAGAACGCGGCGATGAAGGACAGGACGATCATTCAGTGGGACAAAGATGACATCGATGCCCTGGGGCTCATGAAAGTCGATGTCCTGGCCCTGGGCATGCTGAGCGCGATACGCCGATGTCTAGATCTGCTGCGCTCCTACGAGCGTCGTTATCTGACCCTAGCCACCATCCCGGCAGAGGATCCTGAGACCTACGCGATGATCAGCCGGGCCGACACCATCGGCGTGTTCCAGATCGAGTCGCGGGCGCAGATGTCCATGCTCCCCCGGTTAAAGCCCAAGACCTTCTACGACCTGGTCATTGAGGTGGCCATCGTGCGACCAGGGCCCATCGTGGGTCAGATGGTTCATCCCTATCTACGCCGGCGCAATGGCGAAGAAGAAGTGACCTATCCGAGTGATGAACTGCGCGAGGTGTTTGCCCGCACTCTCGGTGTGCCCTTGTTCCAGGAACAGGTCATGCGCCTGGCCATCGTCGCAGCCGGATACACCCCAGGGGAGGCCGATCAGTTACGCCGCTCAATGGCAGCATGGAAGCGCCATGGTGGCCTGGAGCCCCACCAGAAACGCCTGCGTGAGGGCATGCTTGAACGTGGCTACTCCTTAGAATTTGCCGAGCGCATCTTCGAGCAGATCAAGGGCTTCGGCAGCTATGGATTTCCTGAGTCGCACGCCGCTAGTTTCGCATTGCTCACCTACGCCAGCTGCTGGCTCAAGTGCCACGAGCCTTCCGCATATGCATGCGCGCTCATCAACAGTTGGCCGATGGGTTTCTACTCGCCGGATCAGGTTCTTCAGGATGCGCGCCGGCACGGCATTGAGGTGCGTCCGGTCGACGTCTCAGTGAGCGATTGGGACTGCACCTTGGAGGACGCTGGCCGGCAACTGCCAGCGATTCGTCTGGGGCTCAGGATGATCCGTGGCCTGTCCGAGGAGGTAGGCCGGCGGATTGAGGTTAAGCGGGAGGAGAAGCCGTTTGAGGACGTGAGCGATCTATGTTTGAGAGCAAGTCTGGATGCCAAGGCGCGCGAGTTACTGGCTGATTCCAATGCGCTGAAGAAGCTTGCGAGCAATCGTCACCAGGCACGCTGGGAGATCGCTGCCGTGCAACAACCCTTGCCGCTTTTCAGCTGTAGCGTCGACGAATCCCCCATAGCGATTCCGGCCCCTACGGTGGTCGAAGACATGCACGCTGACTACGCTCGTACCGGCACTACACTCGGGCCACATCCCATGTCGCTCCTTCGGGAAACCTTGCATGCGATGCGAGCCAAGAGCTCCCGTGACCTGGGGCATGTAGAGGACGGGAAGCATGTCACTGTGATCGGCATCGTCACTGGCAGGCAACGTCCCTCGACTGCTTCCGGCGTCACCTTTGTCACCCTTGAGGACGAGTACGGCATGGTTAACGTCGTGGTGTGGCGAGACCTTGCGGAGCGGTACCGGCCCGCTTTAATAGGGGCGAAGCTGCTCCAGGTGAAAGGCAGTTTGGAGGATCAGGCCGGGGTTAGGCATTTGATTGCGGGGCATCTGGAAGACCGTAGTGATCTGCTCGATGGGTTGGATGTGAGAAGTAGAAACTTTCATTGA